One genomic window of Thermodesulfobacteriota bacterium includes the following:
- a CDS encoding pyridoxal-phosphate dependent enzyme, translated as MIDLTIHEEPLKRTVQRLRERGIVLPTFRQQKNPEEIPPAIKDRLKEVGLWDLHPYNLFRITWKNEPVDHGGGFGDVNVMEIPIVLSGVEARILALIGKWFPTGSHKVGATYGCLIPRLVTGQFDPTRHKAVWPSTGNFCRGGAYNAALLGCESIAILPEGMSRERFEWLSKIAGEVLTTPGGESNVKEIFDKCKELQRTRKDLFIFNQFEEFGNHLWHYEVTGQALEEALRQRMTSEDRFAGFVASSGSAGTLGAGDYLKKVFPGSRLAVGEPLQCPTLLCNGYGDHRIEGIGDKHVPWIHHVRNTDMVIAVDDQACLDLIRLFNEPKGIGYLKKEGVDEKFLSKLPLLGISSVANLLCAIKFAKYYGLGRRDFIATVFTDSIDLYRSRLKELEEKYGPYTEEEAVKDYHRVLMGTTTDHLLELSYREKKRIHNLKYFTWIEQQGKDPSELEAQWEDDPFYWENLHAQAKKIDDLIDQFNRLTGLRP; from the coding sequence ATGATCGATCTCACCATCCACGAGGAACCCTTAAAGCGGACGGTTCAACGATTGAGGGAGAGGGGAATCGTCCTCCCTACCTTCCGGCAACAGAAAAACCCAGAGGAAATCCCCCCGGCGATCAAAGATCGGTTGAAGGAGGTCGGACTCTGGGACCTCCATCCCTACAACCTCTTCCGGATCACCTGGAAGAACGAACCGGTGGATCACGGAGGAGGATTCGGAGACGTCAATGTGATGGAGATCCCCATCGTACTCTCCGGGGTGGAGGCGAGGATCCTCGCCCTCATCGGGAAGTGGTTTCCTACGGGGTCCCACAAAGTGGGGGCGACCTACGGTTGCCTCATTCCGAGGCTCGTCACCGGTCAGTTCGATCCTACCCGGCACAAGGCCGTCTGGCCCTCCACCGGAAATTTCTGCCGAGGGGGAGCGTATAACGCGGCCCTCCTTGGATGCGAGTCGATCGCCATCTTGCCCGAGGGGATGAGCCGGGAACGGTTCGAATGGCTCTCGAAGATCGCCGGAGAGGTCCTCACGACACCGGGAGGGGAGAGCAATGTGAAGGAGATCTTCGACAAGTGCAAGGAGCTCCAGAGGACCCGAAAGGACCTCTTCATCTTCAACCAGTTTGAGGAGTTCGGGAATCACCTCTGGCACTACGAAGTGACCGGCCAAGCCCTGGAGGAGGCCCTCCGACAGCGGATGACCTCCGAGGACCGATTTGCGGGTTTTGTTGCGTCTTCGGGTTCTGCGGGCACCTTAGGAGCGGGGGACTATCTCAAAAAGGTTTTTCCGGGGTCTCGTCTGGCCGTGGGCGAGCCCCTTCAGTGCCCGACCCTCCTCTGCAACGGCTATGGAGACCACCGGATCGAGGGAATCGGAGATAAACACGTCCCCTGGATCCACCACGTGAGGAATACGGACATGGTGATTGCGGTCGATGACCAGGCCTGCCTGGACCTCATCCGCCTTTTTAACGAACCCAAGGGCATCGGCTACCTGAAAAAAGAAGGGGTTGACGAGAAGTTCCTCTCCAAGCTTCCCCTTCTGGGGATATCGAGCGTGGCGAACCTTCTCTGTGCCATCAAATTTGCCAAATATTATGGGTTGGGCCGGCGCGACTTCATCGCGACCGTCTTTACCGACTCCATCGACCTCTATCGGTCGCGGCTAAAGGAGCTCGAAGAAAAATACGGTCCTTATACCGAGGAAGAGGCGGTGAAGGATTATCATCGCGTCCTCATGGGGACCACGACCGACCATCTCCTCGAATTGAGTTATAGGGAGAAGAAGCGGATTCACAACCTCAAATATTTTACCTGGATCGAACAGCAGGGAAAGGACCCTTCCGAACTGGAGGCCCAGTGGGAGGACGACCCGTTTTACTGGGAAAACCTCCATGCCCAGGCAAAGAAGATCGATGACCTCATCGACCAGTTCAACCGCCTCACCGGTCTGAGGCCATGA